In Terriglobales bacterium, one DNA window encodes the following:
- a CDS encoding cold shock domain-containing protein: protein MQGTVKWFNDGKGFGFITPDDGGKDVFVHQTAITSSGFRSLAEGDRVEFETEQGQKGPQAKNVRKL from the coding sequence ATGCAAGGAACAGTTAAGTGGTTCAATGACGGTAAAGGTTTCGGTTTTATCACGCCTGACGATGGAGGCAAGGACGTCTTCGTTCATCAAACTGCGATCACCAGTAGCGGATTCCGATCGCTGGCTGAAGGCGACAGGGTGGAGTTTGAAACTGAGCAAGGACAGAAGGGGCCACAAGCGAAGAATGTCCGAAAATTATAA
- a CDS encoding DUF1254 domain-containing protein, producing the protein MKNTLLTTNADEAYQLGIEAYIYFYPLVLMDITRRVMTNVPPGVKPGMGPMNKFWHMRAYPAADMREVVRPNFDTLYSIAWVDLTKEPMIVSAQDTQGRYYMLPMLDMWTDVFAVPGKRTSGTAVQHYAVVPPGWKGQLPEGVKLIQCPTSYFWIVGRTQTNGPADYAFVNKIQDGYAVTPLSRWGKEPEPVTYEADASVDMKTDPMKQLSDMAAKDYFTYAAELMKLHPPHVTDWSTIARLARIGIVPGKSFAWESLSPAVQQSLGKTTTDALQEMHAKFPSLTKAVNGWQVNTDSMGVYGNFYLKRAIVALIGLGANQPEDAVYPLNISDADGETMRGENNYILHFDKQELPPVEAFWSVTMYDEEGYQVPNPINRFAIGDRDSLKYNADGSLDLFIQHQNPGPERESNWLPSPASGVLGVTMRLYAPRTSVTSGIWAPPAIRCVRSKSATA; encoded by the coding sequence ATGAAAAACACGTTGCTCACAACAAATGCCGATGAGGCTTATCAGCTTGGGATTGAGGCTTACATCTACTTCTATCCGCTGGTGTTAATGGACATCACGCGGCGAGTCATGACCAATGTTCCGCCGGGAGTGAAGCCGGGCATGGGGCCGATGAACAAGTTTTGGCACATGAGGGCATATCCGGCGGCGGATATGCGGGAGGTGGTGCGGCCGAACTTCGACACACTGTACTCCATTGCGTGGGTCGATCTGACCAAGGAGCCAATGATTGTCTCGGCACAGGATACCCAAGGTCGGTATTACATGTTGCCGATGCTCGATATGTGGACCGACGTGTTTGCAGTACCGGGTAAACGAACCAGCGGCACGGCTGTCCAACATTACGCCGTAGTGCCACCGGGCTGGAAGGGTCAGTTGCCGGAAGGTGTGAAACTGATTCAATGTCCCACCTCCTACTTCTGGATCGTCGGGAGGACCCAGACGAATGGCCCCGCCGACTACGCGTTTGTAAACAAGATTCAGGATGGTTATGCGGTGACTCCGCTTTCACGTTGGGGCAAGGAGCCGGAGCCGGTGACGTATGAAGCCGACGCCAGCGTGGACATGAAGACGGACCCAATGAAGCAGTTGAGCGACATGGCGGCAAAGGATTACTTCACCTATGCCGCGGAGTTGATGAAGCTGCATCCGCCCCATGTCACCGATTGGTCCACCATAGCGCGCCTGGCCCGCATTGGTATCGTGCCAGGAAAGAGCTTCGCGTGGGAGAGCCTGAGCCCCGCAGTGCAGCAGTCGCTTGGCAAAACTACCACTGACGCTTTGCAGGAAATGCATGCGAAGTTCCCGAGTTTGACGAAGGCGGTCAACGGATGGCAGGTAAACACCGACTCGATGGGCGTTTACGGCAACTTCTATCTCAAGCGCGCGATCGTTGCCCTGATTGGATTAGGGGCGAACCAACCGGAAGACGCAGTTTATCCGCTGAACATCAGTGACGCAGACGGCGAAACAATGCGGGGAGAGAACAATTACATCCTGCACTTCGATAAGCAGGAATTGCCGCCGGTTGAGGCGTTCTGGTCGGTGACGATGTATGACGAGGAAGGGTATCAGGTGCCGAATCCGATCAACCGGTTCGCCATAGGAGACCGCGATTCGCTGAAGTACAACGCGGACGGATCGCTTGACCTTTTCATCCAGCACCAAAATCCCGGCCCAGAAAGGGAGTCCAATTGGTTGCCGTCCCCGGCAAGCGGAGTGCTGGGCGTTACCATGCGCCTCTACGCGCCGCGCACTTCCGTGACCTCGGGGATATGGGCGCCGCCTGCGATCCGCTGCGTGCGGTCGAAAAGCGCGACGGCTTAG
- a CDS encoding VOC family protein: MSSARHSIDRLVRVGSKSGINLRVPQGRHSFPWEGKRAIVRVRFHRRYTTHMTIKRLDHVSVVVDDLAAAIDFFTALGMTIEGQMSIEGPWVDRVNAIDGVQVEIAMMRTPDGHGKLELTKFRNPKLIAIEPAMAPPNALGLRSVMFTVESVDDTVARLRPHGGELIGEIVQYKGLYRLCYMRGPAGIIVSLAEELFKKPL; the protein is encoded by the coding sequence ATGTCATCCGCGCGGCATTCCATAGACCGACTCGTAAGAGTCGGGTCGAAAAGTGGAATAAACCTCCGAGTCCCGCAGGGACGACATTCGTTTCCGTGGGAAGGCAAACGTGCCATCGTCCGAGTCCGCTTCCACCGTCGCTATACTACCCACATGACGATCAAGAGATTGGATCACGTCAGCGTTGTCGTCGACGACCTTGCCGCCGCCATCGATTTCTTCACCGCGCTCGGCATGACGATCGAAGGCCAGATGTCCATCGAAGGCCCGTGGGTGGACCGCGTGAACGCCATCGACGGTGTCCAGGTCGAGATCGCTATGATGCGGACCCCGGATGGCCACGGCAAGCTTGAGCTGACGAAGTTTCGCAATCCCAAACTCATCGCCATCGAACCGGCCATGGCACCACCGAACGCGCTCGGCCTCCGCAGCGTCATGTTCACCGTCGAAAGCGTGGACGACACCGTCGCTCGCCTGCGCCCCCACGGCGGCGAACTCATCGGCGAGATCGTCCAGTACAAGGGCCTGTACCGGCTCTGCTACATGCGAGGCCCTGCCGGCATCATCGTTTCCCTCGCCGAAGAACTCTTCAAGAAGCCGCTTTGA